From the genome of Bacteroidota bacterium:
ACCGGTCATTTTTAATGGCACCTGGTCGGTGAGCAGCGGAGAGTTGGAAAATGGCTAAAAAAACCATTTTTCTGCATATCGGGGCCATGAAGACCGGAACATCGGCCATCCAGAATGTGCTGTACCAGAAACAAAATAAACTGGCACAGACCGGGCTCTTCATTCCGACCCTTTCCAAGCGAGCCAGAAATTATCTTGGTTTCTCGCTTCTCAGTCCGGTTCCTGATTTTATTCACACCCGTCTTCCGGAGCCAGCCGGTGACCTGTACAAACAGCTGAACACTGAAATTGATCAGTGTGCCCAGAAGACTGTGGTGATTTCCACTGAATCCTGGTACCAGATCTCAACCAGTCATTTGCTTGGAGCCGAGGCCCCCCGGCAACTTCACCGGCTGCTTGGCGGTGAGCGGTCCGACCGTACTTACAAGGTTGTTTTCTTCATCCGGAGACAGGACCGGTTGATGGAATCCATCTACAACCAGCATATAAAAAACAACAACTTGTACTCACTGCTACAGAGTCCCTTTTCTGAGTTTATGGACCACTATTCCGGGTATGCCGATCTGGAAGGAATCACCCGGTCATGGGAATCCGTTTTCGGACGTGAGGCCATTGTGTTAATTCCTTACACAGAACGGAAAACCAATTCTGTTGCACTTTTCTTTGATCAGGTCGGAGTAGCCATTCCAGAAGGGATTTCTGCGGATACGGTCAACGAGTCTCTCACCAACCGGGAATCGGAACTGATGCGGCATCTGAACATGGCATCGGTGGATAAATCTACCTGGCAGAGAAACCTTGCATTGGTTCAATTTATCAATAAATGGTCCGGTGAGACCCAGAAAGGGTTCAACTACTTTTCACCGGATGAGCGGTCCGCATTTATGAACAGGTACCAGGAAGCAAATCACCGGCTTTCCCTGCAGTATCTGGCAGGAGACACTTCCTGGTTTACCGATCCTGTTACCATTCCGGAAGGGGGACCAGCCGAACCCATCACCGCCAAGGACTTCGCCCGGTTTGCAGCCAGCCTCTGGTCGCACATCAGTGATGAGGAAATTTTGCGGATCATACAGAAACCAGACACCTTCAGGTCAGAAAACCAAAGACAGAAATAGTATGAAAACTAAGTCGACCATGATTTCTGAAAATTTTCACCGGATCAGATTGAACACCGTGCAAAAGATGTAAACCGGATCGGTATTCCTAAATATATCATTCGGTATTGAATACTAAATAAAAAAATAATGAGCACCAACCAATTAGGAATTTCCGGGTCAGCAGGTCCAACAAATACTGCGATCATTATTTGCACGGAGCATGGACGACTCGAAAAACAATCATTGTTGCTGGTTATGTCATTAAGGTTGTTCGGTGGAGCCTTTTCCGGACTTCCGGTTTATAGTTTTGCTCCAAGATCCGGTCACGCCCCTTCAGCAAAAACGCTTAGATTATTTGATTTTCTGAACGTCACTCACGAGACTATACCACTAAATGTACAATACGCAGATTATCCACTGGCAAATAAACCCATCGTCTGTGATTATGCACAACATGCACTTTCAGAAAACCAACTGGTCTTTATTGATAGTGACCAGATAATTTATAATGAACCAACCCTACTTTTTAACCTTCCGGATAACACGGTAGTGGTTAAACCTGTCGATGTGAAGGGAATAGGTACAGAATCACTTGACGATAGTGTTTACTGGAAACAGATTTACAAATTATTCAATCTCACACCAACAGAATATGTTCGATCAACCATCGATAAGAAGGAAATTCTGGCTTGATTCTTACAAAAAAGACAACAGGCATTTTTAATATTTGGAACACCGTATTTACCAAAATAATGGAATCAGAAATTATACCTGAAGATGGTTATTACTTCATCGAACAAAGCAGCTTTGCCATCGCATCACTGCTTAATGGAATGAAGACTGAATTTCTTCCACCGGCATACAACATTCCAATTCATTCTAATGTATACCGAAAACAATACAGAGAGACATTGAAAGATGGAATCTCTTTCCACTATCATTCCCATCTTTTCAGGGAAAAAGGTAAATCATTTTGTGAGCTGATTGGCAATTATCATCCCAAATCCCTTCTGATAGACTACCTTGTTAATGAAATCAACAAGGAGTTTCGTTATTCATCCTTTATAAAATCAGGAATTTTCGGAGACTTGAGTAATATTAAGAAACGGTCAATAAATAGACGCACCAATTCATCAGGCTTTGAATTTTTTAAATGATGAATCCGTTATCCGCCTCGGCCTGCCACGTAATTACGGCATCAGACTCCGTTTGGATACTGGTTCGAATGAATTGGGTGTATTCAATTACTTTTTGTAGATATGGCTATCAGCTTGCGCCGTTCCTTTTGAATTCGTGGAAACGGTTTACAAATGCCTTTTATCTTGGAGGCCTGACCTTCAACCTACCTTTCCCAGACATTGTGAAGACCGGATGGTTTTGTTTAACCAGCTGGATCAGTTCGAAAGCAGGAATGACTTCCATAAGCACCATTTTTATGAGGAAATCAGGTGTCCGGCATTATGGAAAGGCACTGCATCGCCCGGGACCGGAACCGATTCAGTTCCGGGTCGACACGAAAATGATAAGCAGACCCGTTGTGTAAGGATCACGGACTGATTAATCAACCATGAATACGGAATCAACCTCACATCCACGAAGTGATCATCTGAAGTATTTTGCGGTGTATCTGCCGCAGTTTCACCCCATCCCTGAAAACAACGACTGGTGGGGCCCCGGATTTACTGAATGGACAAATGTAACCAAATCGAAACCCTTGTTCCGGGGTCATTATCAGCCCCGAATCCCACGTGATCTGGGTTTTTATGATTTGCGTTACCACCCGACGATGATTAAGCAGGCCGAACTGGCCAGATCCTACGGAATTGATGGATTCCTGTTCTACCATTATTGGTTTAATGGCAAGCAACTGATTGAGAAACCAGTCAACCAATGGCGCGACTCAGGAAAACCTGACTTCCCTTTTGCGCTTTTCTGGGCCAATGAAACCTGGTCCCGGCGTTGGATCGGGGATGATTCAAAAATTCTGATCGAGCAAACCTATTCTGAGGCCGATGATCATCGGCATTGTGCCTATCTCGTTCATATGTTTAAGGATGAACGGTATATACGGATCGACAATCGTCCCGTTTTCATTATTTACCGTCCCCAGCACCACGAAGACATCGGCCGCTTTATCAGGATTCTTCGGCAGGCCTGCACAGACGCCGGGCTTCCGCCGGCTTATGTGATCGGATCGAACAGTCATTCACGATGGAAAGATCTGATGCCTCTGGGTTTGGATTGCAATCTGGATTTTCAACCAAAGATCGGAAGGCTGCCCGATCAGGAAAAGGATGGATGGCATTGGAGACGTTTCTTCAGGAACATCTACCGCCGGTTCGGTTTGCACCCTTATAAAGTCTATGATGAGGTGAGAATCCGACCACTTCTCGAAGGGAAACTGTTTAAACCACACCACATTCCGTCCCTCATCGTCAGTTGGGATAACAGTCCGAGACGTGGGAAGGAAGGGATTGTCATTCACAATTCCTCACCCGAGAATTATGGGAATTCGCTGGACCGCATCACCCGCCGGGAAATCACCACGCCGGGGTCCCATCACATTGTGGTGATCAATGCATGGAATGAGTGGGCAGAGGGAAATTATCTGGAACCAGACCAGAAATGGGGACATGCCTACCTGCAGAAAACGCTCGAAATCAAAAAGAAATACACGAACGGGTAAGGCTATAAACGAATGACTCCGGATTCCGGAAATAACCAAAACCTGCCGCCTGTCATCTGGATGTATTGGCACGATGGAGAAGGATCTGCACCCCAGGTGGTACAAACCTGTATTGATTCCTGGAGAAAACTCAATCCGTCCTGGGAAGTTCGGTTGATTGATAAGACCAGCCTGCCACACTATTCGGACTGGACCCATCCGGTCATTTATGATCCCATCCGGGCGATCGTTGCAAATTCGAATATTCTGCGGATCGGATTGCTGCATCGGTTCGGCGGAGTCTGGGCCGATGCAACCTGCCTCTGCCTCCGTCCGCTGGATGAATGGATACACGGGGCCATCGGTGCGGGATTTTTTGCTTTTTCGAATCCGGCCCCCGATCGCCTCCTCTCTTCCTGGTTTCTGGCTGCCCAACCAGGCAACCCTTTGGTTGAAATGTGGTTTTCTGCCTCGGTGACATTCTGGAACCAGAATTCATTCGCTAAAAAACCGAATGCCTTTCTTTTCAACCGGGTGGAAAAAGTGCTATCATCCCACCGCTCCCGAACCCGTTTCTGGTTCAATCCCATCATCAGGAAGGGACTCCGGTATTACCCGTATCACTGGTTTCATTATCTGTTTGAACGGATGGTGGCCACCGACGAACAGGCTGCCTTCATCTGGAACCAGAGACACGACTATCCGGCCGATCTTCCTCATTTCGTCCAGAAACACGGACTATACAGACCCATGACTGAAGAAATTATCGCTTTCTTCAACAGACATTTGCTGCCTATGGCAAAACTGACCTGGAAGATAGATGCAGAAAAATATAAACCGGGGGTTGTTTTGCATGAATTAATTAACCAGCCTCCTCGCCTCAGACGTTCTACAGAGGTCGCCTAATGCAAAACACCGACCTTCCCCGCATCCTCTGGATGTATTGGCATCAGGGCGCCGATCAGGCCCCCCATCTGGTGAAAACCTGCATCGATTCATGGAAATCGATGAACCCCGGTTGGGACCTCAGATTGCTGGACCAGAATAGCATGAAGTCCTATATGGAGTGGACCTTCCCGGTCTTGTATGATCCGGTATTGTCCATTGTTGCTAACTCTGAGCTGCTTCGGGTAAACCTTCTCAGCCGGTACGGAGGCGTCTGGGCCGATGCAACCTGCCTTTGCCTGCAACCGTTGGATGAATGGATTGACAAGGCCATGGGCGATGGATTTTTTGCCTTTTCAAATCCGGGTGCCGACCGCCTTTTGTCATCGTGGTTTCTGGCTGCAGTTCCAGGCAATCCGCTGGTTCTCGACTGGAAAAATCGTTCCAACCGGTATTGGAAAGAACATGCCTTTCCAACCCGTGCTCCGGCTTCCATCCAGAAATTTTCGGGTCGTCTGTTCTCACGGACCACTTCACTGACCTGGTTATGGTTTACTCCCGTGGTCAGCAAATGGTTAAAACTGTATCCCTATTACTGGTTTCACTACCAGTTCGAACGGGTGGTTTCATCGAGCCACGTGGCAGCCACCATCTGGAAAAACAGGGTGGATTTTGAAGCTTCCATTCCTCATTTTTTTCAATTGTATGGTTTATACAAACCATATTCTGACGACATCCATGCCTTTCTGGACAGTCAGAGAACACCCATGGCCAAACTGACATGGAAAATTAAACCTGCCCGGTATAAACCCGGTGTGGTTCTGTATGAATTGATTGAACCCAACGGAATCAGATCCATGATCCGTCATCAGGAACCAGTCGTATGACCAAAACATGTATCATTATACTGGGAATGCACCGTTCCGGAACGTCGGTGGTAACCGGATCGGTCGGAATGGCCGGAGCCGATCTTGGTCCCAATCTGCTGGGTGAAATTTATTACAACCCGCGCGGATTGTTTGAAGATGCAAAGATCAACCTGATTAATTCCCGTTTCCTCTACAACCAAAAAACCGGCTGGTACCGGTTTTTCAGATATCATCCTTCTGAAAAGACCGACAGTTCCCCCCTCAGGCGACTGGGGACCATCATTGATCAGTTCACCGGCGATGTGATGGTGATAAAAGATCCCCGGATCGTCCTGCTGATTCCACTGTATCTGCAGGTATTGAAACAACGTGAAATCAGACCGGTTTTTGTAATTGTAAACCGGAATCCACATCATATTGCTGTGTCTCTTTGGAAAAGAGATAAAATGCCGCTTCTCTATGCTTATGCCCTCACCCGTTTTTATTACCGGCAGATGAACCGCTTTCTGGCAAACACCACGGCTACCCGTGTGGTGATAGAATACAATGACTTTCTTGACAACCCGGTTGATTCAATTAAATCCATTTTCCAGAAAGCCGGGCTCCCTCTGGATGAGCAAAAGGCTGCACAGACAGAACAATTGGTGAACAGGGATCTGAATCATGGAGGAAAGGAAACAATTCCGGTGATGAATAAAGTCCTGCATGTATTATCACTTCCGCTCATGTATCTGATTCTTCTGGCCCCCTGGCTGAAACTGGACACCCACTTCACACGACATATAATTACTCATGACTTTGATTTTGAAGGTTATCAAAAACAACACCAATGAAAACACACCCAACCAGCGACCGACTGAAATACTGGGCCATCTATCTGCCACAGTTTCACCCGATTCCGGAAAATGATGAATGGTGGGGCCCCGGCTTTACAGAATGGACCAATGTGACCCGATCGAAGCCCCTGTTCAAAGGGCATTACCAGCCCAGAATCCCGGCTGATCTGGGATTTTATGATCTCAGGCACCATCCGACCATGATAGAACAAGCCCGTCTGGCCAAGCGTTACGGCATCGATGGCTTTCTGTTTTATCATTACTGGTTTAATGGAAAGCAACTGCTCGAACGGCCGGTCAATCAATGGGTGAAGGAAGGAACTCCTGATTTCCCGTTTGCTCTTTTCTGGGCCAATGAAACCTGGTCACGACGGTGGCTGGGAGAGGAAAAAAACATCCTGATCGAACAAACCTATTCAGCCGAGGATGATATTGAGCATTGCCGGTATCTGGTTTCGGTTTTCAAAGACCCCCGGTATATCAGAATTGAAAACCGGCCCGTTTTTATAATCTACCGCCCCCTGCATCACGAGGATATCAAACGGTTCAGACAGAATCTGACCGATGCCTGTCTGGAAGCCGGTCTGCCCGAACCTTACCTGATTGGTTCCAACAGTCATTCGGTTGGTGTTGATTACCTGGAACATGGATTTGACTGCAATCTTGATTTTCATCCGCGGTTGGGCCGTCTTCGTTTCAAATCTGAAGATGGCTGGCATTGGCGCCGGTTTTTCAGGAACATTTACCGCGGCTTCGGTTTTCACCCCTACAAGGTCTATGATGAGAAACGGACCCGGCCCCTGATGACGGGCGTCCGGTTCAGATACAAATACATACCCTCGGTCTATGTCAGCTGGGATAACAGTCCACGCCGGGGGAAGGATGGTATCATTATTCATAACTGTTCACCCGAACATTACGGTGAAGCACTTGACATCATCACCAACCGCGAGATCAGTTCACCGGATACCCATCATATTGTGGTGATCAATGCCTGGAACGAATGGGCGGAAGGCAACTATCTGGAACCCGATCAGAAGTGGGGTCATGCCTACCTTCAGAAAACATTCGAAATCAAAAAGAAATATTCTGCTTCATGAAGGTTTTTTCCTTTTTCCTCCCGCAATTTCATCCGATTCCACAGAATGATGAATGGTGGGGAGCCGGATTCACCGAATGGACCAATGTTGCCCGCAGTGTACCCAAATTCAGGGGACACTATCAGCCTCATTTACCGGCTGATCTGGGATTTTACGATCTCAGGTTAGCGGACACCCGGCACCAGCAGGCCGATCTGGCCCGTCAATATGGGATTGATGGATTCATCTACTACCATTATTGGTTTAATGGAACGCGGCTTCTGCATGAACCTCTCGATTTTCTGTTGACCAAACAGGCTCCCGGATTCCCCTACTTTTTCTGCTGGGCCAATGAAAACTGGACCCGGCGCTGGGACGGAATGGAAGCCAACATTCTGATCAAACAGGACTATTCCTTTGCCGATGATCTTGAGCATATCCGGTTTCTCATTCCGTTTTTTAAAACAGAGGCCTATCATAAACGGCTTGGGTGCCCGGTACTGGCCGTTTACCGCACCGAACTGCTGCCCGATCCGGCAGAAACGGTACGGATCTGGCGTGAAGAAGTTAAAAAGGCCGGCTTCCCCGACCTGTTCCTGATCAGAATCGAAAATCTGGGCCCCAGACCAGATCCTGCAAGCGAGGGGTTTGATGCTGCGTTGGAATTTGCCCCCGATCAGGTTATCAGAGGACCCCGCTTGTATCATGGCCGACGGTATGAATGGCTCTCTGCCATGGGACTGCTCGAAAAAGGAAAAGTTGAAAACCGGCTGTACCGGTACGATTCACTCGTCAGAGCCATGTTGAATAAACGAAAACCTGGTTACCGCTGGTACCGGTGCGCCTGTCCATCCTGGGATAATTCGGCACGGCGCCAGCAAGGTGCCAGTCTGTTCCTAGATCCGGATCCCGCCCTGTTCAGAGAATGGGTAACCACCCTGCTCAGAGATTCCCTCAGCCAGCAACCAGAGGAGGATCAGTTTATTGCCATCAATGCATGGAATGAATGGGCAGAAGGATGTCACCTGGAACCAGACCAGCGGTATGGTCATGCCTGGCTTGAAGCAGTCCGCGATGCCAAACGGGATGCCGGATGTCTGTAACCAACCAGCCAGCGGTATCGGTCATTCTTCCGAATTATAATCATGCCAGATTCCTCCCGGACCGGTTAAACTCGATTCTGAATCAGACTTTCAGCCAGTTTGAACTGATTCTGCTCGATGATTGCTCAACCGATCACAGCCGGCAGATTTTATCGGAAGTCAGCGACCCGCGAATCACACACCGGATTTTTAATACTGAAAACAGCGGAAGTCCGTTTGCACAATGGAACCGCGGGGTGCAACTGGCACGCGCTCCGCTGATCTGGATTGCCGAAAGTGACGACCTGTGCGACGCCACCTTTCTCGAAAAACTGGTTCCTTACTTTGACGGTCATCCTGACCTGGCATTGGTCTATTGTCAGTCTGCCATTATCGATTCCAACGGGTCCGTTGCAGGTTCTCAGCTCGGCTGGACAGCCGATTTCGGTTCGGACCGGTGGAACACCGGATTCGTGGCAGACGGCTCAGCAGAAATAAGTCAGTACCTGCTCAGAAAATCAACCATACCCAATGCCAGCGCGGTGGTATTCCGGCGTGACCTTTTTCCCTCCGATCTGGCCTTTTCCCGGTTCAGACAAACCGGAGATACCCTCATCTGGTGTCTGATCATTGCCGGGAAACAACTTCGTTTCTTACCCGATTCACTGAATCTGCACCGCCACCATCAGGAAACAGTCAGGGCTGGCACCTCACGGTCCCGGCGATTGATCGATATCATCCGGCTGTCCCTGGAACTGGAACGCCGTCTCGGATTAACCAGATCGGACCGGAACGAATTGATCATCCGGATAGACTCCCTGGCCGGGGATATGGAAAAGGAACGGGTTTTTCCGAACTACTTTTTTCCCCTGCTACTTTCAGTATTGCCACACGTGCTCAGGCAACCCTATTTCCATACCGTTGGTCTGGTTCTGAAGACCTTTATCCGTTTTTTTAAGTTCCGTATTCAATCCCGGCTTGGTATCAGGTAAAACATCATGATCTCACATAAACACAAAGTCATTTTCATCCATCAGCGGAAATGCGCTGGCAGTTCAATTATCTCCTCCTTCGGATTAACCACCGCCGATCCCGAGTGGCATGCATTTAATGACGGCGTTGTATCAGAAAATCCCTGGTGGAGTGAAGTCAGACAACACCACGCCGACTACCACATCTTTACCGTGGTCCGGAATCCCTGGGACCGGTTTATTTCAGCCTGGAAATACCTGCCCGCCCTCCGGAACCTGCCATTGGAAACGGTGCTTCAGAACCTCCCCCGTGAGGGTCATGATTTCAGGCATATCACCCGCCCGCAATCTCAGATCCTGCTGGACAGAAATGGATCCCTGGTCGCCAACATCCTCAGGTTCGAGAATCTTCAGGCCGACTTTGATCAGTTTTGCACCACCTCCGGTATTCCGCTGAGGACACTGCCAACCATCAATCAGACCGAACATGATCACTACAGCAGGTATTTCAAGACAAAGAAAACCCGCGACCTGTTTGAACGTCATTTCTGGCTCGATATCACCCTTTTTGGGTATGAATTTGACGATGGACACAAGCCCGGTCGTTCTTTTCATTTCCCATGGAAGACGTCATTTTCGGTCGTATCTTAATATTTTAACATCTATATGCAAAAACGTATTTATTCTCCTGAGGCTGGAATCCGTCGCCCGGGAACCCTACTCTCGGGCATGTTCAGAGATCTGGCTGCTTCACGGTCACTCGGTTTCCGGCTGAGTGTGAGGAATCTGAGCGCACGGTACCGACAATCGTTCCTTGGCATTTTCTGGGCATTGGTCCCCCCTCTTGCCAGTTCTCTGATCTGGATCATTCTGAATCAGCAAAAAATTGTATCCTTCGGGCACA
Proteins encoded in this window:
- a CDS encoding glycoside hydrolase family 99-like domain-containing protein translates to MNTESTSHPRSDHLKYFAVYLPQFHPIPENNDWWGPGFTEWTNVTKSKPLFRGHYQPRIPRDLGFYDLRYHPTMIKQAELARSYGIDGFLFYHYWFNGKQLIEKPVNQWRDSGKPDFPFALFWANETWSRRWIGDDSKILIEQTYSEADDHRHCAYLVHMFKDERYIRIDNRPVFIIYRPQHHEDIGRFIRILRQACTDAGLPPAYVIGSNSHSRWKDLMPLGLDCNLDFQPKIGRLPDQEKDGWHWRRFFRNIYRRFGLHPYKVYDEVRIRPLLEGKLFKPHHIPSLIVSWDNSPRRGKEGIVIHNSSPENYGNSLDRITRREITTPGSHHIVVINAWNEWAEGNYLEPDQKWGHAYLQKTLEIKKKYTNG
- a CDS encoding glycoside hydrolase family 99-like domain-containing protein, which translates into the protein MKTHPTSDRLKYWAIYLPQFHPIPENDEWWGPGFTEWTNVTRSKPLFKGHYQPRIPADLGFYDLRHHPTMIEQARLAKRYGIDGFLFYHYWFNGKQLLERPVNQWVKEGTPDFPFALFWANETWSRRWLGEEKNILIEQTYSAEDDIEHCRYLVSVFKDPRYIRIENRPVFIIYRPLHHEDIKRFRQNLTDACLEAGLPEPYLIGSNSHSVGVDYLEHGFDCNLDFHPRLGRLRFKSEDGWHWRRFFRNIYRGFGFHPYKVYDEKRTRPLMTGVRFRYKYIPSVYVSWDNSPRRGKDGIIIHNCSPEHYGEALDIITNREISSPDTHHIVVINAWNEWAEGNYLEPDQKWGHAYLQKTFEIKKKYSAS
- a CDS encoding glycoside hydrolase family 99-like domain-containing protein yields the protein MKVFSFFLPQFHPIPQNDEWWGAGFTEWTNVARSVPKFRGHYQPHLPADLGFYDLRLADTRHQQADLARQYGIDGFIYYHYWFNGTRLLHEPLDFLLTKQAPGFPYFFCWANENWTRRWDGMEANILIKQDYSFADDLEHIRFLIPFFKTEAYHKRLGCPVLAVYRTELLPDPAETVRIWREEVKKAGFPDLFLIRIENLGPRPDPASEGFDAALEFAPDQVIRGPRLYHGRRYEWLSAMGLLEKGKVENRLYRYDSLVRAMLNKRKPGYRWYRCACPSWDNSARRQQGASLFLDPDPALFREWVTTLLRDSLSQQPEEDQFIAINAWNEWAEGCHLEPDQRYGHAWLEAVRDAKRDAGCL
- a CDS encoding glycosyltransferase family 2 protein — its product is MSVTNQPAVSVILPNYNHARFLPDRLNSILNQTFSQFELILLDDCSTDHSRQILSEVSDPRITHRIFNTENSGSPFAQWNRGVQLARAPLIWIAESDDLCDATFLEKLVPYFDGHPDLALVYCQSAIIDSNGSVAGSQLGWTADFGSDRWNTGFVADGSAEISQYLLRKSTIPNASAVVFRRDLFPSDLAFSRFRQTGDTLIWCLIIAGKQLRFLPDSLNLHRHHQETVRAGTSRSRRLIDIIRLSLELERRLGLTRSDRNELIIRIDSLAGDMEKERVFPNYFFPLLLSVLPHVLRQPYFHTVGLVLKTFIRFFKFRIQSRLGIR
- a CDS encoding sulfotransferase family 2 domain-containing protein is translated as MISHKHKVIFIHQRKCAGSSIISSFGLTTADPEWHAFNDGVVSENPWWSEVRQHHADYHIFTVVRNPWDRFISAWKYLPALRNLPLETVLQNLPREGHDFRHITRPQSQILLDRNGSLVANILRFENLQADFDQFCTTSGIPLRTLPTINQTEHDHYSRYFKTKKTRDLFERHFWLDITLFGYEFDDGHKPGRSFHFPWKTSFSVVS